The Virgibacillus phasianinus genome includes a window with the following:
- a CDS encoding nucleotidyltransferase substrate binding protein, with amino-acid sequence MEPSKDNCIRQRFENFEKSYKLLEKYAAGDFQTELERAGIIHFFEMTIELSWKVLKGHIEAQGFIVNSPRDTIKQAYQMDLIDDGQIWIEALSKRNLIAPAYDETLAKEFVEEIIQTYLPVFTALYEKLLEE; translated from the coding sequence ATGGAACCATCAAAGGATAATTGCATTAGACAACGATTTGAAAACTTTGAGAAATCCTATAAACTTTTAGAGAAATATGCTGCTGGAGATTTTCAAACTGAATTAGAGCGAGCGGGTATTATTCACTTTTTTGAAATGACAATTGAATTATCATGGAAAGTTTTGAAAGGGCATATCGAGGCTCAAGGTTTTATTGTTAACAGCCCGAGAGATACCATTAAGCAGGCATATCAAATGGATTTAATTGATGATGGCCAAATTTGGATTGAGGCATTATCAAAGCGCAATTTAATAGCCCCTGCTTATGACGAAACATTAGCCAAGGAATTTGTGGAGGAAATTATCCAGACCTATTTGCCTGTATTTACAGCGTTGTATGAAAAACTGTTGGAGGAATAA
- a CDS encoding uroporphyrinogen-III synthase has protein sequence MIGLKVGIAATRKADEIAALVQKSGGIPVVFSIQGKQQLNESTVGNDIKELLDTTFDVVLLTTGVGIETLESAAHNLGRHSEFIQQLEKTNLAIRGSKTIKWAKKYSLSATYVSRDGTMESLVDALADARPGGGTRLFLQAYNQDDAALQQALEAAGYAVYLSKPYQYKAPDNNTLSALRKEIVDKSLHTVIFTSKTQVHNLFNGTELAGEIVDSFNNGVLAAAVGKITASELEQKGISYVFQPNRSRMGAMVVELREYLATDVVPKT, from the coding sequence ATGATCGGTCTGAAAGTTGGCATTGCGGCTACACGAAAGGCTGATGAGATTGCCGCACTTGTTCAAAAAAGCGGGGGTATTCCGGTTGTTTTTTCTATTCAAGGGAAGCAACAATTAAATGAAAGCACTGTTGGGAACGATATAAAAGAGCTATTAGATACAACGTTTGATGTAGTGCTTTTAACTACTGGCGTTGGTATTGAAACATTAGAGAGTGCAGCCCATAATCTTGGCCGCCATTCCGAATTCATCCAACAGCTGGAGAAGACAAACCTGGCGATCCGCGGAAGTAAAACAATCAAATGGGCAAAAAAATATTCCTTGTCAGCAACATACGTGTCAAGGGATGGCACGATGGAAAGTCTGGTGGACGCACTTGCTGACGCGCGGCCTGGGGGCGGAACACGTCTATTTTTACAAGCCTATAACCAAGATGATGCGGCGCTACAACAAGCGCTTGAAGCTGCCGGTTACGCTGTCTACTTATCCAAACCATACCAATATAAGGCGCCAGATAATAATACGTTAAGCGCATTGAGGAAGGAAATAGTAGATAAATCGCTTCATACAGTAATTTTCACCAGCAAAACCCAAGTACATAACCTTTTTAACGGGACTGAACTAGCAGGTGAAATTGTTGACTCCTTTAATAATGGAGTCCTGGCAGCTGCAGTTGGAAAAATAACTGCAAGTGAACTTGAGCAAAAGGGCATATCGTATGTTTTTCAACCAAATAGATCAAGGATGGGCGCAATGGTTGTTGAATTACGGGAATATCTTGCAACGGATGTAGTTCCCAAAACGTAA
- the cysI gene encoding assimilatory sulfite reductase (NADPH) hemoprotein subunit gives MVKNNIPEKDGPPSDLERIKEESDYLRGTIAEGLGDRITAAISDDDTKLLKFHGSYQQDDRDLRDERRRQRLEPAYQFMIRARVPGGVATPEQWLVMDDIAHKYGNQTLKLTTRQTFQMHGILKWNLKKTMQEINGALLDTLAACGDVNRNVMCNVNPYQSAVHEEVYKWSTKLSNHLLPKTNAYHEIWLDKEKVADSRKPEEIEPMYRNLYLPRKFKIGIAVPPSNDVDIHSHDLGFIAILEDGKLQGFNVAVGGGMGMTHGDTDTYPQISRVIGFCPVEKIIEVAETVITIQRDYGNRSDRMNARFKYTVDARGIDWIRNELNERLEWELEEARAYHFDHNGDRYGWVEGDGKWHLNLFIQNGRITDFENYFLMTGLREIAKIHTGEFRLTPNQNLIIANVTNEKKQEIVELVEKYGLTEGKHYSALRRNSMACVALPTCGLAMAESERYLPSLVDKIEVILDEVGLHEKEIVIRMSGCPNGCSRPALAEIAFIGKAPGKYNMYLGGGFSGERLNSLYRENIGEKEILENLRKVLFQYAKERQEGEHLGDYVIRAGYVEEVHSGLDFHKSKGDIFVT, from the coding sequence ATGGTGAAAAACAACATTCCGGAGAAAGATGGGCCACCAAGTGATCTTGAGCGAATTAAAGAGGAAAGTGACTATTTGCGGGGGACGATTGCAGAAGGCCTTGGAGACAGGATTACTGCCGCTATTTCCGATGATGATACGAAATTATTAAAGTTCCACGGCAGTTACCAGCAGGATGACCGGGATTTACGCGATGAGCGCAGGCGTCAACGATTGGAGCCTGCGTACCAATTCATGATTCGCGCACGGGTCCCGGGAGGTGTTGCGACACCGGAACAATGGCTGGTCATGGATGATATTGCTCATAAATACGGTAATCAAACGCTAAAACTTACGACTAGGCAAACGTTCCAAATGCATGGAATTCTAAAGTGGAACCTAAAGAAAACCATGCAGGAAATTAACGGTGCATTGCTTGATACGCTGGCCGCATGTGGCGATGTAAACAGGAATGTAATGTGCAATGTGAACCCATATCAATCAGCTGTTCATGAAGAGGTTTACAAATGGTCAACAAAACTAAGTAATCATCTGTTGCCAAAAACAAATGCTTATCACGAAATCTGGCTTGATAAAGAAAAGGTCGCTGACAGCCGAAAACCGGAAGAAATTGAGCCTATGTACCGGAATCTTTATTTGCCCAGGAAGTTTAAAATTGGCATTGCAGTTCCACCTTCAAACGACGTGGATATCCATTCCCATGATCTAGGTTTTATTGCAATTTTGGAAGATGGGAAACTGCAGGGATTCAATGTGGCAGTCGGTGGCGGCATGGGGATGACCCATGGTGATACAGACACTTACCCGCAAATATCCCGCGTTATTGGTTTTTGTCCAGTTGAGAAAATTATTGAGGTGGCGGAAACGGTAATTACTATCCAACGCGATTATGGTAATCGTTCCGATCGAATGAATGCACGTTTCAAGTATACGGTCGATGCAAGGGGAATTGATTGGATTAGAAATGAACTGAATGAAAGGTTGGAATGGGAGCTTGAAGAAGCCCGTGCATACCACTTTGATCATAATGGGGATCGCTATGGTTGGGTGGAGGGTGACGGTAAATGGCACCTGAATCTATTCATACAAAATGGGCGAATCACGGATTTCGAAAACTATTTCCTAATGACAGGTCTGCGCGAAATCGCTAAAATCCATACTGGAGAATTCCGCCTTACTCCAAACCAGAACCTGATCATCGCAAATGTGACTAATGAAAAAAAGCAGGAAATTGTTGAGCTAGTTGAAAAGTATGGACTCACGGAAGGTAAACACTATTCCGCTCTACGAAGAAATTCCATGGCCTGTGTAGCTCTTCCAACATGCGGTCTGGCGATGGCGGAATCAGAACGTTATCTCCCTTCGCTAGTAGATAAAATCGAGGTAATCCTGGATGAAGTTGGCCTGCATGAGAAGGAAATCGTCATTCGCATGTCAGGGTGTCCGAATGGATGCTCCCGCCCGGCACTAGCCGAAATTGCCTTTATCGGAAAAGCCCCAGGGAAATACAATATGTATCTGGGCGGTGGGTTTTCTGGAGAACGCCTGAACAGTCTTTACCGTGAAAACATAGGCGAAAAGGAAATCTTGGAAAATCTTCGCAAGGTCCTTTTTCAATATGCAAAAGAAAGACAGGAAGGCGAACATTTAGGTGATTATGTAATCCGCGCTGGTTATGTCGAAGAAGTTCACTCGGGACTTGATTTTCATAAGTCTAAAGGTGATATTTTTGTAACATAG
- the cysC gene encoding adenylyl-sulfate kinase produces the protein MSTDIVWHNTSVNKKDYRAKNGQHSGVIWLTGLSGSGKSTIANLVNKKLFDAAVHSYILDGDNIRHGLNAGLGFRAADRTENIRRIGEVAKLFADSGAIVLTAFISPYQSDRDHVREILQPDEFLEVHVDCPLAACERRDPKGLYKKARNGDIKEFTGIDSPYEVPESPELILHSNEFSESACANQIINLLKEKRWI, from the coding sequence GTGAGCACAGATATTGTATGGCACAATACATCGGTTAACAAAAAAGATTATCGGGCCAAAAATGGTCAACATAGTGGTGTAATATGGCTTACTGGCCTTTCTGGTTCTGGGAAATCTACCATTGCAAATCTTGTAAACAAGAAACTCTTCGATGCCGCTGTTCATTCCTATATCCTTGATGGGGATAATATTCGTCATGGACTTAATGCCGGGCTTGGATTCCGCGCTGCGGACCGAACAGAAAACATTAGAAGAATTGGCGAAGTGGCGAAGCTGTTTGCTGATAGTGGAGCGATTGTTCTTACGGCTTTTATTTCGCCCTATCAGTCTGACCGTGACCATGTTCGCGAAATCCTTCAACCTGACGAGTTTTTAGAAGTTCACGTTGATTGCCCACTGGCTGCATGTGAAAGGCGAGATCCAAAGGGCTTATACAAAAAAGCGCGGAATGGGGATATCAAGGAATTTACTGGTATAGATTCTCCATACGAGGTACCAGAGTCACCTGAATTAATTTTACATTCCAATGAGTTTAGCGAAAGTGCTTGTGCGAACCAAATCATTAATCTATTAAAAGAAAAACGCTGGATTTAA
- the cobA gene encoding uroporphyrinogen-III C-methyltransferase, whose protein sequence is MGKAYLVGAGPGDPDLITVKGLKTIQNSDVILYDRLVNEELLRYAPKQAELIYCGKSPGQHSLTQEKINNLLCKYANEGKVVTRLKGGDPFIFGRGGEEAEVLAQRGIPFEIVPGITSGSAAPAYAGIPITHRDHSSSVAFVSGVTKSDEELDKYWEHLANGIDTLCVYMGVKNLPDICGRLISHGRDPNTPIALVHWGTTASQQTVTGTLETIVEKSSKLKNPSMIIIGEVVQLRDKLQWFEQIQVEETMKEHAIVG, encoded by the coding sequence ATGGGAAAGGCTTATTTGGTGGGTGCAGGTCCAGGCGATCCAGACCTGATTACTGTAAAAGGGTTAAAGACCATTCAGAATTCAGACGTTATTTTATATGACCGTTTAGTCAATGAAGAACTACTGCGTTACGCACCTAAGCAAGCAGAATTGATTTATTGTGGGAAAAGTCCTGGTCAGCACTCGCTTACGCAGGAAAAAATCAACAATTTGCTCTGTAAATATGCCAACGAGGGAAAAGTCGTCACAAGGTTGAAAGGGGGCGACCCGTTTATCTTTGGCAGGGGTGGTGAGGAGGCAGAAGTGCTGGCGCAAAGAGGGATCCCTTTTGAAATTGTTCCGGGAATCACTTCCGGTTCAGCAGCACCCGCTTATGCAGGCATTCCAATAACCCATCGGGACCACAGCTCTTCCGTTGCGTTTGTATCAGGGGTAACAAAGAGTGATGAAGAACTTGATAAATATTGGGAGCATTTAGCCAACGGAATCGATACTTTATGTGTTTACATGGGAGTTAAAAATCTGCCGGATATTTGTGGACGGCTCATCAGCCACGGTCGTGATCCTAACACCCCAATTGCCCTTGTGCATTGGGGTACTACAGCGAGCCAGCAAACGGTTACTGGAACATTAGAAACAATCGTGGAGAAATCTAGCAAACTAAAGAATCCATCAATGATTATTATCGGGGAAGTCGTTCAGTTGCGGGACAAATTGCAGTGGTTTGAGCAGATTCAAGTTGAGGAGACGATGAAAGAGCACGCCATTGTTGGATGA
- a CDS encoding sirohydrochlorin chelatase produces the protein MQGILYVSHGSRIPAATTEAISCITSVQERVDVPLQEICFLELTDPTVEQGIDTLVSRGASRIAIVPVLLLSAGHYFNDIPEEVNRAKAKHSHIAFTYGEPLGMQDRFIDVLAERIKETKVPPKPDAKLLLVGRGSRNPQTRKVIENIGQKLRERTNFSSVDVCFLAACNPPFEQTLQSTLKEECSQVFIVPYLWFTGVLVNFIKAKVTEASKLNKEIVLCTQLGNHPTMRAALKERVYESFDEKGSFTQWQ, from the coding sequence ATGCAAGGCATTCTATATGTAAGTCACGGGAGCCGAATTCCAGCAGCAACGACTGAGGCTATTTCCTGTATAACTTCTGTGCAAGAGCGGGTTGACGTACCTCTCCAGGAAATTTGTTTTTTGGAGTTAACTGATCCAACCGTCGAACAAGGTATTGACACGCTGGTGTCACGAGGAGCTTCACGGATTGCCATTGTACCTGTCCTTCTGTTAAGTGCTGGCCATTATTTCAACGATATCCCGGAAGAAGTAAACCGTGCTAAGGCAAAGCATTCCCATATCGCGTTTACCTATGGCGAACCGCTTGGCATGCAGGATCGCTTCATTGATGTTTTGGCGGAACGAATCAAAGAAACGAAAGTACCTCCCAAACCAGATGCTAAACTATTACTTGTCGGGCGGGGCAGCCGTAATCCGCAAACTAGAAAGGTAATTGAAAATATTGGGCAAAAGTTGCGAGAAAGAACAAATTTCAGCTCTGTTGATGTTTGCTTTCTGGCCGCCTGCAATCCCCCTTTCGAACAGACGCTGCAATCCACTTTAAAGGAGGAGTGCTCACAAGTTTTCATCGTTCCCTATCTTTGGTTTACCGGTGTGCTGGTGAATTTTATTAAAGCTAAAGTAACGGAGGCTAGTAAGCTGAATAAAGAAATTGTGTTGTGTACGCAGCTAGGAAACCATCCAACCATGCGAGCGGCGCTGAAAGAACGTGTCTATGAATCTTTTGATGAAAAAGGGAGTTTTACCCAATGGCAATGA
- a CDS encoding NAD(P)-binding protein, with the protein MAMTPLMVDLAEKSVVIIGGGHVAERRVNTLLESGASITIISPEISEKIRSLWETGLLNWQQKDFETEDLAEAFLVIAATDNPDVNQAAAKATPPNSLLNAAADADQGDVHFPSYFKQGKLSIGISTNGASPMLSAKIKRQLQLTYNSDYGNYVDFLCEVRQLINHSTLVKTEQKSILREVLSEDFLNNSKQRQMIERLSERSTMK; encoded by the coding sequence ATGGCAATGACACCATTGATGGTTGACTTAGCTGAAAAAAGTGTAGTGATTATCGGTGGTGGCCACGTCGCCGAACGTAGGGTAAATACCCTGCTAGAAAGTGGTGCTTCGATTACCATCATAAGTCCGGAAATTAGCGAAAAGATCCGCTCCCTTTGGGAAACAGGATTATTGAACTGGCAGCAAAAGGATTTTGAAACTGAGGACCTTGCGGAAGCTTTTTTAGTCATAGCTGCGACTGACAATCCGGATGTCAACCAAGCGGCCGCCAAGGCTACTCCCCCTAATTCCTTATTAAATGCTGCGGCAGACGCTGACCAGGGGGATGTACACTTTCCGTCCTACTTTAAGCAGGGGAAACTTTCGATTGGAATCTCGACCAATGGAGCAAGTCCAATGCTTTCGGCCAAAATAAAAAGGCAACTTCAATTGACGTATAACAGTGATTACGGGAATTATGTGGACTTTCTTTGTGAAGTCCGTCAGCTAATTAATCACTCAACCCTCGTAAAAACGGAACAGAAATCGATACTAAGAGAAGTTTTATCCGAGGATTTTTTAAACAATAGTAAACAGCGTCAAATGATCGAACGCTTATCTGAAAGGAGCACGATGAAATGA
- a CDS encoding SAM hydrolase/SAM-dependent halogenase family protein: MSKNLVLQTDFGLNDGAVSAMYGVAISVDPAIRIFNLTHEIPKFNRWEASYRLYQTITYWPEDTVFVSVVDPGVGTDRLSIVVKTTDNQYIVTPDNGTLTHIKKHIGIVDAREIDEKVNRLPRSGESYTFHGRDVYAYTGARLAANVISFEEVGPRIDVEAVIGLPKPEAHIEEGVIKGNIDILDIQFGNLWTNIGRELFHEKGIEYGETLEVTISNGTHQLYKNSMTFGRSFAESRLGEPLLYVNSVDKLGVAINQGSFAKAYQIGTGANWKIDVHRVEE, from the coding sequence ATGAGCAAGAATTTAGTATTACAAACAGACTTTGGACTTAATGATGGGGCGGTCAGTGCAATGTATGGGGTAGCAATTTCCGTAGATCCCGCCATTCGAATTTTTAATCTGACACATGAGATTCCCAAGTTCAATAGGTGGGAGGCGTCCTACCGACTATATCAAACGATTACTTACTGGCCGGAAGATACCGTATTTGTTTCCGTTGTTGATCCAGGAGTGGGAACCGATCGTTTGAGCATTGTTGTTAAAACAACTGACAATCAATATATCGTGACACCCGACAATGGCACATTAACACATATTAAAAAACATATCGGAATAGTTGATGCACGTGAAATTGATGAAAAAGTGAATCGGTTGCCAAGATCAGGTGAATCCTATACATTTCATGGCCGGGATGTTTATGCCTATACGGGAGCACGTCTTGCCGCAAATGTAATTTCATTTGAAGAGGTTGGCCCACGTATTGATGTAGAAGCGGTAATAGGGTTACCAAAGCCTGAAGCACATATCGAAGAAGGAGTCATTAAGGGCAATATTGATATTCTTGATATTCAATTTGGCAACCTGTGGACTAATATTGGACGTGAATTGTTTCATGAAAAGGGAATTGAATATGGCGAAACACTTGAAGTCACCATATCAAATGGTACGCATCAGCTTTATAAAAACAGCATGACTTTTGGGCGCTCGTTTGCGGAAAGTCGTCTCGGTGAACCATTGCTTTACGTGAATTCAGTGGACAAGTTAGGAGTGGCCATCAATCAAGGCTCGTTTGCAAAAGCCTACCAGATTGGAACAGGGGCTAATTGGAAAATAGATGTTCATAGGGTTGAGGAGTAA
- a CDS encoding ROK family transcriptional regulator has product MQRGTFQLMKSVNKSIILNKIRQSEPISRAQIAKETELTPPTVSSIVKELMGQGIVRESNLGVSQGGRKPTMLLINRDAFHVIGVDAGPESIACILTDLSGKVLDQSASSIKTPITNEQFISIIKENIHTIMQGSAANPDTIMGIGVGMHGVVDVETGTALIAPNLNLRNVPIKVELEKEFNLMVKVENDARTMALGESWFGGHDDVDSMVAVNFGRGVGAGVVIKGKLYHGAQDLAGELGHMTIDINGEICECGNRGCLQTFATGDAIVGRARQEIRDIPDDLTAEEIFCRAQAGNHAYSNVLTETGKIIGVGLTNLIHLVNPGKIVLGGGVMKSEKYLLPAIKQTIDQRALTPDAKRTEVAVTKLGGDSTLLGAVSLLLIELFAPV; this is encoded by the coding sequence ATGCAGCGTGGTACGTTTCAGTTAATGAAATCAGTGAACAAATCTATCATTTTAAATAAGATTCGGCAGTCGGAACCGATATCGCGGGCACAAATTGCCAAAGAGACAGAGCTGACCCCGCCGACCGTCAGCAGCATTGTGAAGGAGCTGATGGGGCAAGGTATTGTGCGGGAAAGCAATCTTGGTGTGTCCCAAGGCGGCCGGAAACCGACAATGCTGCTGATTAATAGGGATGCATTTCACGTAATTGGGGTCGATGCTGGTCCAGAGTCGATTGCCTGCATCCTGACTGACTTATCGGGAAAAGTTCTCGACCAATCCGCAAGTAGTATTAAAACACCAATAACGAACGAGCAATTTATTTCGATAATCAAAGAAAACATACATACCATCATGCAAGGATCTGCTGCCAATCCGGATACCATTATGGGGATTGGCGTGGGGATGCATGGTGTTGTAGACGTTGAAACAGGTACCGCACTTATTGCTCCAAACTTGAATCTGCGGAATGTACCGATCAAAGTGGAGCTTGAAAAAGAATTCAACTTAATGGTAAAGGTTGAGAATGACGCACGAACAATGGCGTTAGGAGAGTCTTGGTTCGGCGGACATGATGATGTAGATAGTATGGTTGCGGTCAACTTTGGCCGTGGTGTCGGTGCAGGTGTGGTAATTAAAGGCAAGCTCTATCACGGTGCACAGGATCTTGCTGGTGAACTTGGCCATATGACGATTGATATAAATGGCGAAATTTGCGAATGCGGAAACCGCGGGTGCCTGCAAACCTTTGCTACCGGTGATGCAATTGTTGGACGGGCACGTCAGGAAATAAGAGATATCCCGGATGACTTAACTGCTGAGGAAATATTTTGTCGAGCGCAGGCGGGTAATCATGCGTATAGTAATGTTCTGACAGAGACTGGAAAAATCATTGGAGTGGGGCTGACCAATTTAATTCATCTCGTTAATCCGGGGAAAATCGTATTGGGCGGCGGTGTAATGAAAAGCGAAAAATACCTCCTGCCAGCTATTAAACAAACGATTGATCAACGTGCTCTAACCCCTGATGCAAAGCGAACGGAAGTGGCAGTAACAAAATTAGGCGGTGACTCCACCTTGTTGGGGGCCGTTTCCTTATTATTAATTGAATTATTTGCACCGGTGTAA
- a CDS encoding assimilatory sulfite reductase (NADPH) flavoprotein subunit: MQLQVNNSPFSQEQAELLNRLLPTITEAQQIWLSGYLAAPKQETVDPALQNTPGTEVSSQNDGQTATREVTVLFGSETGNGQMLAEGLSEKLVAQGLKVATSAMDDFKPKGLKKVEDLLIVTATHGEGDPPDNALSFNEFLNSRKAPKLDGLRFSVLSLGDQSYEFFCQTGKDLDKRLEELGGERLYPRVDCDLDFDEPAAEWMEGVLESLRETQKTGSADEETPLTELLEAGAGIKQSAYSRTNPFKAEILDNWKLNGRGSNKETRHLELSLEGSNLEFEPGDSLGVFPENNPELVEQIIDVMNWNPEEIVPASKKGDSKTLRDALHYHFEITILTKPLLKQAALLFENEALIELLEPERDDELKAYLDGRDVLDLIQDYPPQEVSASEFVQILRKIPARLYSISSSFKANPDEVHLTIGTVRYEAHGRDRTGVFSGQCAERTEPGEMLPIYIHRNPNFKFPADQQAPVIMIGPGTGVAPFRSFLEEREELGAEGKTWLFFGEQHFASDFLYQVEWQNWLKEGVLSKLDVAFSRDTAEKVYVQHRMLEKSREFYQWLEKGASVYVCGDEQSMANDVHNTLTTIIEQEGAMTKEEAEVYLTEMRHQKRYQRDVY, encoded by the coding sequence TTGCAGTTACAAGTAAATAATAGTCCGTTTAGTCAAGAACAAGCAGAGTTACTTAATCGCCTTTTGCCAACGATAACCGAGGCGCAGCAAATATGGCTGAGCGGGTATCTGGCCGCTCCAAAGCAAGAGACGGTTGATCCTGCTTTGCAAAACACCCCGGGAACGGAAGTGTCATCACAAAATGATGGGCAGACTGCCACCCGGGAAGTGACGGTACTCTTTGGATCTGAGACTGGCAATGGACAAATGCTTGCCGAAGGGTTGTCTGAGAAGTTAGTAGCCCAAGGGTTAAAAGTGGCAACATCCGCGATGGATGATTTCAAGCCCAAGGGATTAAAGAAGGTCGAGGACTTGCTGATTGTGACAGCGACCCATGGGGAAGGAGATCCGCCGGATAATGCACTGTCCTTTAATGAATTCCTTAACAGTAGAAAAGCACCAAAATTAGATGGGCTGCGGTTTTCGGTACTGTCCTTGGGCGACCAGTCCTACGAGTTTTTCTGTCAGACTGGCAAGGACCTCGACAAGCGGCTGGAGGAACTGGGCGGTGAGCGACTTTATCCAAGGGTTGATTGTGACCTGGACTTCGATGAACCTGCTGCCGAATGGATGGAGGGAGTCTTGGAAAGCTTGCGTGAGACGCAGAAGACTGGTTCTGCTGATGAGGAAACACCCCTGACAGAACTGCTGGAGGCGGGGGCAGGAATTAAGCAGTCGGCCTATTCTCGGACAAATCCATTTAAAGCTGAGATTCTGGATAACTGGAAACTTAATGGGCGGGGGTCAAACAAAGAAACCCGGCATCTTGAATTATCCCTTGAAGGATCGAATCTCGAATTTGAACCTGGTGACAGTCTTGGGGTCTTCCCCGAAAATAATCCTGAATTGGTGGAACAAATCATCGATGTAATGAACTGGAATCCTGAAGAAATTGTACCAGCCAGTAAAAAGGGGGATTCTAAAACATTACGTGATGCCCTGCATTATCATTTTGAGATTACGATCCTGACGAAGCCATTGCTTAAGCAAGCGGCACTGCTATTTGAAAACGAGGCGTTAATTGAGCTTCTGGAGCCAGAACGGGATGATGAATTAAAGGCTTACCTGGATGGGCGCGATGTGCTTGATTTAATTCAGGATTACCCGCCTCAGGAGGTTAGCGCGAGTGAATTTGTTCAAATTTTACGCAAAATACCCGCTCGGCTTTACTCAATTTCAAGCAGTTTTAAAGCGAATCCGGATGAGGTTCACCTTACGATTGGTACTGTTAGATATGAAGCACATGGGCGCGACCGGACCGGTGTCTTCTCTGGACAGTGTGCGGAACGAACGGAGCCCGGGGAAATGTTACCAATTTACATTCACCGCAACCCCAATTTTAAATTTCCCGCCGATCAACAAGCACCAGTGATCATGATTGGACCAGGTACGGGCGTTGCTCCGTTTCGATCCTTTTTGGAAGAACGGGAGGAGCTTGGTGCTGAAGGGAAAACATGGCTATTTTTCGGAGAGCAGCACTTTGCTTCCGACTTTCTTTATCAGGTTGAATGGCAGAACTGGCTTAAGGAAGGTGTGCTTTCCAAGCTGGATGTTGCTTTTTCCCGAGATACTGCTGAAAAAGTGTATGTACAGCACCGGATGCTTGAGAAGAGCCGTGAGTTCTATCAATGGCTAGAAAAAGGGGCCAGTGTCTACGTGTGCGGAGACGAGCAAAGTATGGCAAATGATGTGCATAATACGCTCACAACGATTATTGAACAAGAAGGTGCAATGACGAAGGAGGAAGCGGAAGTCTATCTGACAGAAATGCGTCATCAGAAACGTTATCAACGAGATGTATATTAG
- a CDS encoding aldose epimerase family protein, translating to MNMEIKDVLDKWKEFTLTNEQGMSVSILNFGGIMTKLMVPDREGNLENVVLGYKNYADYESNPNFFGAVIGRVAGRIQDSSFELADRNYNVEANEGDNHLHGGSNGFHHVVWDAAPFQNTDSIGLKLTHRSADGAGGYPGNVDITVTYTLNNDNELLLDYAATTDQNTPLTLTNHSYFNLSGDLKSTVQNHHVTMNSAAFVELDKALIPTGNVTDVSGTTFDFRAGRALSEGFTDKSEQHKIAGNGYDHYFLFEKEGNVVVEDKGSGRVMIIETDQPGLVMYTSNGLDEGLELNEGSSRKYLGVCFETQAPPASLHHDGFPDLIVHPEEPYHKRTKFSLRAE from the coding sequence ATGAACATGGAAATAAAAGATGTGTTAGATAAGTGGAAAGAATTTACACTCACCAATGAGCAAGGAATGTCTGTAAGCATCCTGAATTTTGGTGGAATCATGACAAAGCTGATGGTTCCCGACCGTGAAGGTAATCTGGAAAATGTCGTTCTTGGATATAAGAACTATGCCGATTACGAGTCAAACCCTAATTTTTTCGGCGCCGTAATTGGCCGCGTTGCCGGCCGTATTCAGGATTCATCATTCGAACTTGCTGATCGAAACTATAATGTAGAAGCTAATGAAGGCGATAACCATCTTCATGGCGGGTCAAACGGATTTCATCATGTAGTTTGGGATGCCGCACCCTTTCAAAATACGGACTCGATTGGATTGAAACTCACCCATAGAAGCGCAGATGGTGCTGGTGGATATCCTGGCAATGTGGATATTACGGTTACGTATACACTGAATAATGACAACGAACTTTTGTTAGATTATGCAGCAACAACGGACCAGAATACCCCTTTGACACTCACGAATCACTCTTATTTTAACTTAAGCGGTGATTTAAAGAGTACGGTTCAAAACCATCACGTTACAATGAATAGCGCGGCATTCGTTGAGCTTGATAAAGCACTTATTCCAACCGGAAATGTAACAGATGTTTCAGGTACCACCTTTGATTTTCGGGCTGGCCGCGCCCTTTCGGAAGGCTTTACGGATAAATCGGAACAACATAAGATTGCTGGAAATGGCTATGATCATTACTTTCTTTTTGAAAAGGAAGGAAATGTTGTTGTGGAAGATAAAGGGTCTGGTAGAGTAATGATAATCGAAACCGATCAGCCCGGATTAGTGATGTATACATCCAATGGTTTAGATGAGGGGCTGGAATTAAATGAAGGAAGCTCAAGAAAATATCTTGGTGTGTGTTTTGAAACGCAAGCACCACCGGCTTCCTTACACCATGACGGTTTTCCTGATTTGATTGTGCACCCAGAAGAACCTTATCACAAACGCACCAAATTTTCATTACGAGCGGAATAA